A genomic segment from Aegilops tauschii subsp. strangulata cultivar AL8/78 chromosome 1, Aet v6.0, whole genome shotgun sequence encodes:
- the LOC123496845 gene encoding uncharacterized protein — MAYGVPTDYIDDNLAMAESTSIFYVKQFAITMVEVFGPQYLGAPNAQDTQRLLEMNKAQGFPGMLGSCNDISVLDRSPLFANLANGEAPPVTFEANGRTYNYGYYLADGIYPRWSIFVKPVAKPEEERIRRFMEVYSEIRDNDVHDLTPERFDGRALEMAWRKIRIDSLFWLDSG; from the exons ATGGCATATGGTGTTCCGACAGATTACATTGATGACAACTTGGCGATGGCAGAGAGCACTTCTATCTTCTATGTCAAGCAATTTGCAATAACTATGGTAGAAGTGTTCGGTCCACAGTATTTGGGAGCACCCAATGCTCAGGACACTCAGAGGCTTTTGGAGATGAACAAAGCTCAAGGGTTTCCAGGTATGCTCGG TTCTTGCAACGACATCAGCGTGCTCGACCGGTCACCtctctttgccaacttagcaaaTGGAGAAGCACCACCGGTGACCTTCGAAGCAAATGGCCGCACCTACAACTATGGGTACTATCTTGCAGATGGGATCTACCCGAGGTGGAGTATATTCGTCAAGCCGGTTGCAAAACCTGAAG AGGAGCGCATCAGACGTTTCATGGAGGTGTACAGCGAAATTAGAGACAACGATGTGCATGACCTAACTCCAGAAAGATTTGATGGAAGAGCATTGGAAATGGCATGGCGAAAGATCCGCATAGATTCATTATTT TGGCTGGACAGCGGCTGA